Proteins encoded in a region of the bacterium genome:
- a CDS encoding EamA family transporter gives MMAHRQSSTATIVLVLLTVYALWGSSFAAIKIAMEAMPPFALLAIRWIVAGALLYAWSSWREARSGEHLEWRHWRSAFFIGGAVIVGGIGGVAFAEQSLPSGTAALLVSTSPAWALLISYGVWRERIAWPTAIGLVIGLGGLALLVHPTHADHFSPIGVTVGVAAAISWAVGSVYTPRVALPRSPALSASMQMLAAGVILLAAALTTGEIRRVHWTWDAGLALVYLTMFSSLIGFIAYTWLLSELPITISSTVAYVAPVVAVFVGWQMLHERVTPSTLLATGIVLLGVALMMVTRTRSRPQRSGNAAPSLPPLQSVTEMDALYCDCP, from the coding sequence ATGATGGCACATCGGCAATCATCGACAGCCACGATCGTGCTCGTCCTCCTCACCGTCTATGCGTTGTGGGGCTCGAGTTTCGCCGCCATCAAGATCGCAATGGAGGCGATGCCTCCGTTTGCGCTGCTGGCGATCCGCTGGATCGTCGCGGGCGCGCTCCTGTACGCATGGTCCTCCTGGAGAGAAGCGCGCAGCGGAGAGCATCTTGAGTGGCGCCACTGGCGAAGCGCCTTCTTCATCGGCGGGGCCGTCATCGTGGGAGGCATCGGCGGGGTGGCGTTCGCCGAGCAGTCGCTGCCGTCGGGCACCGCCGCGCTTCTGGTCTCGACGTCGCCGGCGTGGGCGTTGTTGATCAGCTACGGAGTGTGGCGAGAGCGCATCGCGTGGCCCACGGCGATCGGGCTCGTCATCGGTCTTGGCGGCCTTGCCTTGCTCGTGCATCCAACGCACGCGGATCACTTCAGCCCGATCGGCGTGACCGTGGGCGTCGCGGCGGCGATTTCGTGGGCGGTCGGCTCGGTGTACACGCCCAGAGTCGCGCTCCCACGGAGTCCCGCCCTCTCCGCGAGCATGCAAATGCTTGCCGCCGGAGTCATCCTGCTCGCGGCCGCGCTCACCACCGGCGAGATTCGGCGCGTCCACTGGACCTGGGACGCGGGACTGGCCCTCGTCTATCTCACGATGTTCAGCAGCCTGATCGGCTTCATTGCCTACACGTGGCTCCTGTCCGAACTCCCGATCACAATCTCGTCGACCGTCGCGTACGTCGCCCCGGTGGTCGCGGTCTTCGTGGGCTGGCAGATGCTCCATGAACGCGTCACACCCAGCACGCTCCTGGCGACCGGGATCGTCTTGCTGGGAGTGGCGTTGATGATGGTCACCCGCACGAGGAGCCGGCCGCAGCGGTCGGGGAACGCGGCGCCGAGCCTCCCGCCGCTGCAATCGGTCACCGAGATGGACGCGTTGTACTGCGACTGCCCGTAA